From Humisphaera borealis, the proteins below share one genomic window:
- a CDS encoding FkbM family methyltransferase translates to MRPSTTDLAVVNEASLADPYAVAGITQLPADAVVIDVGANIGDFTMSIARSCPKGRVVAIEPAAEHCRMIEVQKLLNGFDHVTVVRTALGGSEGEVRLHGAGSHSSVGFGNGTVETVRQTTLGNLMSELSISTVSLLKLDCEGAEWEIIPSSEDVLPQIQRIVMEFHCTGDWTPARLADWLRARGFEVGYTPGLWNGLLWAVQGTSPERIKDGSLDPPAF, encoded by the coding sequence ATCGACGACAGATCTTGCTGTAGTGAACGAGGCGAGCCTCGCGGACCCCTATGCCGTGGCGGGTATCACTCAGCTTCCCGCCGATGCGGTTGTGATTGACGTTGGTGCAAACATCGGCGACTTCACAATGAGTATCGCCCGCAGTTGTCCCAAGGGTCGTGTAGTGGCCATCGAGCCTGCCGCCGAGCATTGTCGAATGATCGAAGTGCAGAAGCTGCTAAACGGATTCGACCATGTGACCGTTGTGCGGACGGCACTCGGTGGAAGCGAGGGAGAAGTTCGTCTTCACGGCGCAGGAAGTCATTCCAGCGTGGGATTCGGCAATGGAACGGTCGAAACTGTCAGACAGACAACGCTCGGGAACCTGATGAGTGAGCTATCCATCTCTACTGTTTCCTTGCTCAAGCTCGATTGCGAGGGCGCGGAGTGGGAGATCATCCCGTCGTCTGAAGATGTGCTGCCTCAAATCCAACGGATTGTCATGGAGTTTCACTGTACCGGCGACTGGACGCCGGCTCGTTTGGCTGATTGGCTTCGAGCGAGGGGATTTGAAGTTGGCTACACCCCGGGTCTATGGAACGGGCTTCTCTGGGCTGTTCAGGGAACCAGTCCCGAACGGATTAAGGACGGCTCTCTGGACCCACCTGCTTTCTGA